In Bacillus weihaiensis, the genomic stretch AGAGAGGTATATGTTAAAAACGGTTCATCTTTATCATACGAATGATTTACATAGTCATTTCGAGAATTGGCCTAAAATCGCTCATTATGTGAATGAGCAGAGAGCACTTCATCATCAGAATAAGGAGGAAATGATTCTTGTTGATATTGGAGACCATGCAGATCGTTTCCATCCAATTACCGAAGCGACGAAAGGACAAGTAAATGTTGAGTTGTTGAATCAGTTGAACTATGATGCTGTTACAATTGGAAACAATGAAGGCATTACTTTTTCTCATGAGGATTTAAATATGTTGTATAAAGAGGCAAAATTCCCTGTTATTGCTTCCAATTTATATACGGAGATGGGTGAGCATCCTGAGTGGATTGTCCCTTACCATTTTATAACGCTAGAAGACGGTTTGAAGATTGCGCTATTAGGCGTTACGGTTTTTTATGAGAAGTTCTATGAATTACTAGGGTGGAGAATAAAAGATCCGTTCCAAAGCTTAGTTGAAACGGTAAATAAGGTGAAGGAAGAGGCTGATGTTATAATCCTTCTCTCACATTTAGGTATAAGTGATGATGAAATCATTGCAAAAGAATTTCCTGACATTGATATTATTGTAGGTGGCCATACTCATCACGTGCTACAAGATGGAGTAGTTATTGGACATTCTCTCGTTGCAGGTGCTGGAAAGTACGGTCAATATGTAGGGAAAGTGACCCTGACAATTGATACTATAGAGAATAAGCTAGTAGATAAAGCAGCGACCTTACTAAAGATACATGATCATCAAGAATCTTGTAAGGAAACTGAAACGTTTCTTCTCGATGCGCAACTGAAAAGTGAAGAAATTCTTTCTCAAAAAGTTGCGGAGTTAAAAGAAGAGTTCGTCGTCGATTGGTTTGATGATTCTAATTTTCCACAATTATTAGTGAAGGCGGTCAATGAGTGGTGTAAGGGAGAGGTTGCTATGCTGAATGCAGGTCTACTTCTTGAATCTTTACCGAAAGGGCCCGTTACAAAAAAAGATTTACATAGAATATGTCCACATCCAATTAACCCTTGTAAAGTATATTTAAAGGGTGATGTGCTTAAAGAGGTCATCATTCAAGCAAGAACCGAAAAGATGGAGCATCTGAAACTAAAAGGATTAGGTTTTCGTGGTAAAGTCATGGGAAGAATGGTATTTGACGGTATTGAAGTAGAAACAGATTATTTAAAGGATGGACACAAGCTTCTTACAAAAATACATATTAATGGGCGAGAGCTTGATCCAGAACGAACATATGCTGTTGCTACAATTGATATGTTTACACTGGGACCCATTTATCCGGAGATTAGTCATGCGAAAAAGAAAGAATTTTTCATGCCAGAGCTTTTAAGAGATGTATTAGCATGGAAGCTAGGGAAAATCCCTTCACAAATTTAAAGGAATAAAGGCACAACTTCTTTCATAATTCATACATATAAGTAATGAAAGGAGTGTCGATACAACATGGTTACAATGTCACCAATCCTCATTGAAGGGGAGCAATATACAGCCATAACAGTAGCGTTGCCAAAAACCAATTTTATGGCAGTCACGAATGAAAAAGGCTATATTATGTGTGGTGCCCTTGATGTTGGTTTATTGAATGAAAAATTAAAGGACCGAGGTATTATTGCAGGTCGTGCTGTTGGCGTACGAACAATTGAG encodes the following:
- a CDS encoding bifunctional metallophosphatase/5'-nucleotidase; the encoded protein is MLKTVHLYHTNDLHSHFENWPKIAHYVNEQRALHHQNKEEMILVDIGDHADRFHPITEATKGQVNVELLNQLNYDAVTIGNNEGITFSHEDLNMLYKEAKFPVIASNLYTEMGEHPEWIVPYHFITLEDGLKIALLGVTVFYEKFYELLGWRIKDPFQSLVETVNKVKEEADVIILLSHLGISDDEIIAKEFPDIDIIVGGHTHHVLQDGVVIGHSLVAGAGKYGQYVGKVTLTIDTIENKLVDKAATLLKIHDHQESCKETETFLLDAQLKSEEILSQKVAELKEEFVVDWFDDSNFPQLLVKAVNEWCKGEVAMLNAGLLLESLPKGPVTKKDLHRICPHPINPCKVYLKGDVLKEVIIQARTEKMEHLKLKGLGFRGKVMGRMVFDGIEVETDYLKDGHKLLTKIHINGRELDPERTYAVATIDMFTLGPIYPEISHAKKKEFFMPELLRDVLAWKLGKIPSQI
- a CDS encoding YunC family protein; this encodes MVTMSPILIEGEQYTAITVALPKTNFMAVTNEKGYIMCGALDVGLLNEKLKDRGIIAGRAVGVRTIEQLLEAPLESVTYEAEKLGISVGTKGKDALLKMK